Proteins encoded together in one Terriglobales bacterium window:
- a CDS encoding radical SAM protein: MQVTEIYRSIQGESSFAGLPCTFVRLTGCNLRCTWCDSEYTFSGGQRMAAEEIEAEVRRLASSGLVEITGGEPMLQEREVVPLMGRLVAAGYTVLLETSGERPLKNVPRAVHKIVDVKCPGSEEGDTFDVTNLSALSIRDEVKFVLATRNDYEFARDFVLAHGLISRVAGVIFSPAFRKDARGERDTSHCLLDPRELADWIVADGLNVRLGLQIHKFIWAPETKGV; encoded by the coding sequence ATGCAGGTCACGGAGATATACCGGTCAATCCAGGGCGAGAGTTCTTTTGCCGGCCTGCCGTGCACCTTCGTGCGCCTGACCGGGTGCAACCTGCGCTGTACCTGGTGTGACAGCGAATACACGTTCAGCGGCGGGCAGCGCATGGCGGCGGAGGAAATCGAGGCCGAGGTGCGGCGGTTGGCAAGCTCCGGACTGGTCGAGATCACCGGCGGCGAGCCGATGCTGCAGGAGCGCGAAGTAGTGCCGCTGATGGGGAGGCTGGTGGCGGCGGGATACACCGTGCTCCTAGAAACCAGCGGCGAGCGGCCGTTGAAGAACGTTCCCCGGGCGGTACACAAGATCGTGGATGTGAAGTGTCCGGGATCGGAGGAAGGCGATACGTTCGATGTAACGAACCTGTCGGCACTGAGCATCCGGGACGAGGTCAAGTTCGTGCTGGCCACGCGCAATGACTACGAGTTCGCGCGCGATTTCGTGCTTGCACACGGTTTAATTTCCAGGGTGGCAGGTGTGATCTTTTCGCCGGCCTTCCGCAAGGACGCCCGGGGGGAACGGGATACGTCGCATTGCCTGTTGGATCCGCGCGAGCTGGCGGACTGGATTGTGGCAGATGGGCTAAACGTGCGGCTGGGATTGCAGATTCATAAATTCATCTGGGCGCCGGAGACGAAGGGCGTGTGA